TGTTGGGCGTGCAGCAGATGGTGGCCCACTATTTCGTTTTCTATTACGGAGTGCTTGCTGATGTGACACCGCCGGTGGCCATGGCAGCCTATGCCGGCGCCGGGATCGCGGGTGCGAACGCCTTCAGGGCAGGAAACACAGCCTTCCGCCTGAGTATGGGCAAGGCGCTCGTCCCCTTCGTCTTTGCCTTCCAGCCAGCGCTTCTGATCGTGACTGATGGCTTCACCTGGGAAGCATTCGCATTGGCTTTTGGCGGTGCCGTGCTCGGAATCTGGGTTTTGGCATCGGCTGTTTCCAACTGGCTGTTTGCCCCGCTTTACTGGTTCGAGCGCCTGATACTGGTTGTCGCCGCGCTGCTTCTGGTGGCGCCGAACCTGATCGCAACAGCAGTGGGGCTTGTTATCATCTCACCGATAATTCTGCGCCAGCTGTTGCCCCGTATTCGGCAGGCTTCAAGCACATGAGAAGGTGAAGAGGCTCAGCAATTCAGTCCTTAGCCTAAGGCGAAGGACTGAACCGTTCCGGGCTCATCGCCTTTGTATGATCTAGTGGCTATGGCGCGGTATTGTGGTGTTGCCTATATCAAGATACTGGTCACAGCCGATATTGAGCACCACGCCATCAATCGGATAGCCATGCGGGGCCTCAACGAGCCCGAGATAAGCCAGATTGCGGTCCAGCATGGCTGTTGGCCGCTTACCCGTCTCCTGAATGGGATGGACCGGTATTTCCATCGGGATCCCGCCTGCCGAGCGAATACCGTCACGTACGCGTTTGGTCAGTTCCAGATGGTGACGATTGCAGGGAGACAGGTCAGAGCCGGTCTGAGCGATACCAATGATCGGCTTACCAGCCTGAAGCTCCTCAAGAGTCAGACCATAGTTGGGATAATGTTCGAGATAGATCGCGGTCATCTCTGGATTGGAGAGATCATTGAACCACATTTCCGAAGGGAGCGGACGGCGTTTCTTGGTGCTGGACAGGGTGATTTCCTGACAGGCATCTGTTTGGCCCCGAGAATCTGAGAGCCTTGCCAAGAGGCAGCGGGAACGCTCTCTAGCAGGAGACAAACAAATGGGAAGGTATCTGATTTATTGTTTCCAACATAAATATCCCCTGAGCTGAGAAATTACAAACATATTGCAGATAGGGGGCGAGTAGTTCAGACCGAGACACCGCCATTCGAAGGGCCGGTTCAACATCAGAGCTTTTTGACTAGTACCTGATCTCAGGGCTCAATGCTGCAATGCTGCATACCACCATATGCATGCAGGCTGATTAGCGAAAATCTTCGGCAGGAAAATCTTGCGGAAGATCTTCTGCTATAGCATTGGCTGTTCGACGCATGATTGAAGGCTGCCCACATATATTTGTATGGCTGTAGAGCTGTCTCTCAAGCCGGAACGCCAATCTTGTTGCAGTTACCCCGAAAGTTACCCCTGTTTGGGTTGGATATAGCTGGATATGACAAAACGCCCGTGGATTGAATGGCGTTAAAAATACCAGACAATTCAAGGCTTTTCAAACTTACTCGGATTTTATGGGAAGATTAAATGGTGCCCAGGAGAGGACTCGAACCTCCACTTCCATACAGAAACTAGCACCTGAAGCTAGCGCGTCTACCAGTTCCGCCACCTGGGCACTTAAGGTGTGAGGGGGTATTTACGGCTACCGCATGCCATTGTCAACGCATAGATTTTGAAAAAACGCACTATTCACACCATTCGTCTAATTTTTTGTTCCCAACTAGAAAAAGCAACGAGGGCTGAAGGGGCTAAATCGATTTTCCCTGACTTTCACTTTAGGCTCATGTGCATGGAAGCAAAATTGCGTATAAAGGGTTCGGCCGAATCTTGTTGGATGACGCAAGAAGCGATCTGAACTCTCGGCAGCTTCGTATAGTCAAGATAATGTCAGCCACAAAACCGGGATACAGGAAACATATCATGGTCAGAACAGCAGGTGAAATCGTCACAGTTTTTGGTGGGTCAGGCTTCCTTGGGCGCCATGTTGTTCGCGCTCTGGCAAAAGAGGGATACCGTGTTCGCGTTGCCGTGCGACGACCTGATCTTGCCGGCTTTTTGCAGCCTCTTGGTTCTGTTGGACAGATCATACCGGTGCAAGCCAATTTGCGTGATCGAGCCTCCATCGCCAATGCTGTCGCAGGCAGTGATGCGGTCGTCAATCTTGTTGGTATCCTGTTTGAAAAGGGAAAGGCCAGCTTTGATATGGTCCACCATATCGGTGCCAGAACGATTGCGGAGGAAGCAGCCAAGGCTGGCATCTCTCGTTTTGTTCAGGTGTCAGCCATTGGTGCGAATACTGGCTCACAGTCCAGTTATGCCCGCAGCAAAGCAAAAGGGGAGTTGGCTGTTTTGCAAGCGATCCCGCAGGCTGTTATTTTGCGGCCCTCCTTGCTGATCGGTGTTGAAGACGACTTTTTTAACAAATTTGCCTCCATGGCGCAACAATCCCCATTTTTACCGCTGGTTGGCGGTGGCAGAACGCTTTTTCAGCCCGCGTTTGTGGGTGATGTAGCAAAAGTGGTTGCCCTTGGTATCAATGGCTCACTCAAACCCGGAGAAACCTATGAGCTGGGTGGTCCAGACAAAAAGAGCTTCCAACAGCTTCTGGAGCTGACGCTTAAGGAGACCCATCTGAAGCGCCTCCTTATGCCTTTGCCTTTCTGGGCAGCGTCATCCATGGGCTGGATTTTTGAAAAGCTGCCCATGCGGCCGGTTTTAACGCGCGATCAGGTGACGCTTCTGAAAAGCGACAATGTGGTTTCTGAAGAAGCCATCGCCGCTGGCCGGACCTTTGAGGGGATTGGCATCTCCCCCGTTGCAGTCGAGGCGATTATTCCAACCTATTTGTGGTCATACAGGCCGAGCGGACAATATGAGGCCAATCAACCGCGCAAAAGAGGAAGCTTTGGCATAAGACGCTGACGGGCTGCAAAGCCCTGCCAATTCTTGCGGGGCGCTTCTGTCCATGCGGTTTCCGCTATCGCCGAGAGGCGCGGAAAAACCATATGATTGAATCGCTCGCGGCTGGTCAGGGTTTCGCTCCAGACACAGCCCTGAATGCCCAATAGCTTGTCGGCATTCTCCGCCAACTGGCTGATTGGTTCAAAGTGATAGGTCTTCTCTGCGTTTGACGTGCCGGCCCAACTCAACCCCGGCTCTTGCCATTGATCAGACTGGGCCATATCCAGATAGCATATCTCGCCCGGACACATGATGACACGATATCCCATGCTGGCCAGTTCATTGGCGCGTTGCGCTTTGGTCCAGGCAAACAGAATGGCTTTCTCAGGGTCAAGCCCTCCACCCCTGGCTGCTTCTTCCCACGCAAGCGGAGTTTTGCCCGCAGCAACAAGATGGTTTGCAACAAATCGCAGGATGGCCGCTTGCATTTTCATGGTATCGGCCTTGCCCTCTTCGTTCAGATAACCTTTTGCCCGCGCCCAACTGTTGGCTGAGCGAGAAGCTGACCAAGCGGCTTCGGCCACTTCATCCCCGCCAATATGTACATAGCGCCCGGGAAACAGATCCGCGACCTCTCCGAAGACGGTTTCCAGAAACAACCATGTAGAGCCAAGGCCCGGATTGAGAGCATTGTTGACATAGCCCTGCACAGAAGCCCCACCCTGCATTGCGCTCGGGTCAAGCAACTCTGGCATGGCCATCATCGCAGCATGGCAGTGCCCCGGCACGTCGATCTCTGGCACGACTTCGATTTGCAGACTTTCAGCATGGGCCAATATGCCTTGCACGTCCTGACGGGAGTAGAAGCCGCCATAACGGGCCGCGCCAGAGCCATGTTGCGGCAACAGGACCAGCCCATGACCTCGCCAGGCACCCAAGTCCGTCAGGCGAGGATAGGCGTGGCTCTCGAGACGCCAGCCCTCATCATCTGACAAATGCCAGTGAAAGCGGTTAAACCTATGCCACGCGAGGCAGTCAAGGTAAGCCTTCACCGCATTGACCTCATAGAATTGACGGGACACATCCAGATGCATGCCGCGCCAATCATGGGCAGGCCAATCAGACACCATTCCCCTTGCGGGAAAAGCAAACTGTGATGGGTTATGTTGTGCTGCCCGCCAGATTTGCGCCAGAGCGATCAGTGCGGCCTGTACCCCGTGCCCTTCTGCATGAATAGCAATGTGGCTGGATGCAAATTCGAGCTTATAGCTTCCTTCGACAGAAGCCTTATCCAGATCAGCCGCAGGAAAAAGCTTTACGGGCAATGCCTTTGCATCTGCGGCGAAAGGAGGTTGCTCTGCAAAAAGCCTTTCATAAAGATCATTGACGGTTTTGCCCGCAGGCAAGAGTTGCTCTGGCAAAGTCAAGGCTGTGGGAACCTCGATAAACCATTCGGAAATGCGAGCTTCATTGGCGAGTGGCAGCAAGCCGAGCTGGGGGCCTTGCGTTTCTATTGTGAGGTCTGGTTCGCTACTCACGGACACATCAACTTTGACAGCCGCTTCAGAGCCAGACTTTCGGGCGGTAAATGGCGTACAAAAGATATCTTCGGTGCTCTTATCCGCCAGAATGAGAAAAGCAGACGAGGGGCCATCGGTAAAGTGACCGGGGCGGTGTGACAATGCAGGGATCGTAATTTGCCACAAGAGCCCATCAGCATCAGCGGACAACGCCTGAAGCGGTCCCAGTTCGTGATAATTGGCCGTTCGCGAAAGATAGCGAGCCCCTTCCATCTCCGTATTGGGCGGAATGCGCGTCAGCGCGGTGTAGGCCAGACGAACAGAAGCAGGATAAGTGGCGTGAGGGGCAGCCATAAGGCTCAACCGCATCTTACCCGTTGGGGTGCCATCATCTATCCACTCGCTGTTGAGGATCAATTGAGAGTTATTATTATTGTGTGTCATTTCATGCCTCATGGACTCACCGAGTATCTATCGGATTTTTAAGCAAATTTGCGGCAAAGAAAAGACTATCCTCGCCTCATCAACCGGCAACTGAGCAACCGCTGGCAGGCATCGGCACGATCTGGTTCATATGAATAAGGGAACAAAGGCGCATAAAAACCCTGCCACGCGCATGTGACAGGGTTCAGACATCATCAATAGAAGTCTTCAGACTGCTTCACCATCCTTGAAGGCGGAGCCTATCACGCCATGATGGGGATTAGCCCGATACTATACCTCTTGGCGCAACTTCTGGATTGATCAGCGACAGGAAGACTTCCCTAACTAATTCGCTCAAAAACTTTACTGGTGCTTGGCTTCTCGCCGCAAGATATAGAATGAGGCAGCGACAATGAGCAGGGCACCAATCCAGAATTGCCCAACCGGCGCAAAGCCGAACACGACCCAGCCGAACAATACGTTAAAAGCAAGCTTCAGGTGGTCAAACGGCTGCACATAGGCCGCATCGGCCACCGAGTAGGCGCGAGCACACAGCAGCTGGGCCAGATAGACGAACAATCCCGAAATAAGGATCACAGCCAGCGCCAGCATCGATGGCATGACCAGATCACTGCCAAGCAGCATGAAGGCATTGACCGGGCTCATCAGCAAAAGCAGATAGATGGTCACGGTTTCCGGCGCTTCTTCTCCCGTCAAGGTCTTGGTCATGACCGAGGTCGCGGCCCAAAAGGCCGCAGCAACGACAGGCCAGAGCGCATGCCAGGTGAAAGCGTCTGACCAAGGCGCCAGAATGATCATGCCACCAACAAAACCGACGAATGTGGCCGCGAGCCTATGGGGGCCTATTTTTTCATGCAAAAACAGATAAGCGCCCAACGTGACGAAAAACGGAGATGTCATGATGAGAGCAATTGCCTGCCAAATGGGAACATAGGCGAGACCGGCGGTCCAAGCCTGCGTGCCAAGCACGGCGAAGACGACACGCACCACATGCTTTCCCACCTGATTTGTGCGCGCGGCCCCAAGGCCGACCTTCAAAAGCCATGGCAAACTGAAGAAAAAAGCTACGAAATACTGTCCGAAAGCGACGATCAGGGAGCTGATCCCCAATTTCATGGTCAGATATTGCGTTGACAGATTGACCAGAGCAAAAGCAAGCCCGGCCAAGATCATATAGATCGCGCCCCATACGGCACCGGATCGCATGACCGGCAGGGAAGACGCATTGGAAGATTGGGAAATCTGATTCATTTCGCATACCTTAGAGTGCTTCTGTCACGCATGCAGAGCATTCCGTTCAGAAACAAAGCCAAAAGAATCAGGACGCACGGACAGCGCGCACGCACTCCACCGGAGAGAGGCTCCAAATGGACCGCACACTGTCTCGTTCTCTTTTATCCGGACTTTAACCGTCGGCTCTGGAATTACACCAGATCTGCTGACCATTCACACCATAGCGAACAACCGGGCTCGCCAGATGGTAAATGCGCTCGCGGGCTCTCTGGCCATGGCAGACCAAGGTCTGGGCCAGTTACCGCCGGTGGGGACTTTCACCCCGCCCCGAGAACAAAGCCTACCCAAGTTAATTGGGCAAAGCTGAGCTAAAATGGGGTAAACAGTAGAAAAATGCAAGTGTCGTTTTGATAATAGCATCAATGACAAATTTCGATTGCTTATACCAAACAAAAAAGCGGGAACAATGTCCCGCCCCGTTTGCTTTTGAGAAAAGCACTCCGGATATCGATGATCGGAGTTTGCTTTAGCCCTGATAATGACCTTCAGAGGACTGGTCTGGGGAAGAAGATGTCGGACGATGATTATGGCGGGCGGCCATAAAGCGATCGAACTCTTCCTTGTCCTTGGCCCGATGCAGCTCGGCAAGGAATTCTTCAAACTCCTCTCTTTGCGCATCCAGCTTGCGGCGCTCTTCTTCCAGACGTTCCAGCTCTGCCTTGCGGTATTCATCGAAAGCCACATTGCCGGTTCTCTCGAAACCGTGCGACCGACGGCGATGGCCACAACCGGAGCCCTTGAATTCGCGGTCTATTCTCGTTTTGAAATCCTTGAACATTTCACGCATCTCATCACCCCAGATTATATAGGCCAACATAGCAAGACCAAGCGGCCAGAAGAGAATAAAGCCAAGTATCATCAGAGCTACATGAGAACCCTTCCAAGATGATTTGGCTGTTGCACTATGTGACATTGTCTCCCTTTCGTTCGGTTACGTCTCATTGTTGCATTGAACTTGAAGTATTCAGTCAAGAATATTTCTTCTCTGTTCAACACGCTCTCACAACAATGGAAATGGGAAAGTAAAACTACGAGTTCAAGATATTTTTCTTTAAATATATTTTTGATCTCAGGCCTTGAAATGGCGAAAACATTACCATTTGACTGTCAAGAGGGACTTTGTCGGTTTTTGTCTGAGAAAGCCCCAAAATCTGCGATATTTATCAACAAACAGTTAGGGCTCCTCTATTCCCGACCAAAGTGAATTGGTCTAAAACACCTAAGTGTCCTTCTTTTTTGAGCAATCATGGATTGCTCAAAACTCAACGAATTATGGTTTCTTATCGGGAGAGTAATCGTAATTTGGCCTCCGAGGTCGCCGCTGCGGCCACTTAAAGCGCGGTATATAATGCTTTTTGCT
This window of the uncultured Cohaesibacter sp. genome carries:
- a CDS encoding complex I NDUFA9 subunit family protein; this translates as MVRTAGEIVTVFGGSGFLGRHVVRALAKEGYRVRVAVRRPDLAGFLQPLGSVGQIIPVQANLRDRASIANAVAGSDAVVNLVGILFEKGKASFDMVHHIGARTIAEEAAKAGISRFVQVSAIGANTGSQSSYARSKAKGELAVLQAIPQAVILRPSLLIGVEDDFFNKFASMAQQSPFLPLVGGGRTLFQPAFVGDVAKVVALGINGSLKPGETYELGGPDKKSFQQLLELTLKETHLKRLLMPLPFWAASSMGWIFEKLPMRPVLTRDQVTLLKSDNVVSEEAIAAGRTFEGIGISPVAVEAIIPTYLWSYRPSGQYEANQPRKRGSFGIRR
- a CDS encoding family 20 glycosylhydrolase gives rise to the protein MTHNNNNSQLILNSEWIDDGTPTGKMRLSLMAAPHATYPASVRLAYTALTRIPPNTEMEGARYLSRTANYHELGPLQALSADADGLLWQITIPALSHRPGHFTDGPSSAFLILADKSTEDIFCTPFTARKSGSEAAVKVDVSVSSEPDLTIETQGPQLGLLPLANEARISEWFIEVPTALTLPEQLLPAGKTVNDLYERLFAEQPPFAADAKALPVKLFPAADLDKASVEGSYKLEFASSHIAIHAEGHGVQAALIALAQIWRAAQHNPSQFAFPARGMVSDWPAHDWRGMHLDVSRQFYEVNAVKAYLDCLAWHRFNRFHWHLSDDEGWRLESHAYPRLTDLGAWRGHGLVLLPQHGSGAARYGGFYSRQDVQGILAHAESLQIEVVPEIDVPGHCHAAMMAMPELLDPSAMQGGASVQGYVNNALNPGLGSTWLFLETVFGEVADLFPGRYVHIGGDEVAEAAWSASRSANSWARAKGYLNEEGKADTMKMQAAILRFVANHLVAAGKTPLAWEEAARGGGLDPEKAILFAWTKAQRANELASMGYRVIMCPGEICYLDMAQSDQWQEPGLSWAGTSNAEKTYHFEPISQLAENADKLLGIQGCVWSETLTSRERFNHMVFPRLSAIAETAWTEAPRKNWQGFAARQRLMPKLPLLRG
- a CDS encoding DMT family transporter is translated as MNQISQSSNASSLPVMRSGAVWGAIYMILAGLAFALVNLSTQYLTMKLGISSLIVAFGQYFVAFFFSLPWLLKVGLGAARTNQVGKHVVRVVFAVLGTQAWTAGLAYVPIWQAIALIMTSPFFVTLGAYLFLHEKIGPHRLAATFVGFVGGMIILAPWSDAFTWHALWPVVAAAFWAATSVMTKTLTGEEAPETVTIYLLLLMSPVNAFMLLGSDLVMPSMLALAVILISGLFVYLAQLLCARAYSVADAAYVQPFDHLKLAFNVLFGWVVFGFAPVGQFWIGALLIVAASFYILRREAKHQ
- a CDS encoding DUF2852 domain-containing protein → MSHSATAKSSWKGSHVALMILGFILFWPLGLAMLAYIIWGDEMREMFKDFKTRIDREFKGSGCGHRRRSHGFERTGNVAFDEYRKAELERLEEERRKLDAQREEFEEFLAELHRAKDKEEFDRFMAARHNHRPTSSSPDQSSEGHYQG